One genomic region from Ornithinicoccus hortensis encodes:
- a CDS encoding NAD(P)H-quinone dehydrogenase, with amino-acid sequence MSTQKSVVVIGGGPGGYEAALAAAQLGAQVTVVERESVGGAAVLTDCVPSKALIATADFMDRFSAAKRIGVGFDGAPGDQGVTAHLGEINARIMTLATAQSTDIAERLESNGIDIVRGAGRLLEPGLVEVATEVDAVESGEQPAPSEGEVRAGRTVQLPADVTLIATGARPRVMDTAVPDGERILTWQQIYELQELPTRLIVIGSGVTGAELAHAYLGLGCEVVLVSSRDRVLPGEDADAANVLEDVFRRRGMEVLNRSRAAGVQRAGDGVVVELEDGRTVEGSHALLAVGSLPNSTDMGLEEAGVVLGRAGHIEVDRVSRTNVNGIYAAGDVTGVLPLASVAAMQGRIAIAHALGDAVAPLSLGRVSSNIFTDPEIATVGISQADIDEGRVEARGVMLPLTKNPRAKMQNVRDGFVKIFARKGSDTILGGVVVAPRASELIFPIALAVANRLNVDQFASTFTVYPSMSGSVAEAARQLHSMAD; translated from the coding sequence GTGAGTACTCAGAAGTCAGTCGTGGTGATCGGTGGCGGACCCGGGGGGTACGAGGCGGCACTGGCAGCGGCGCAGCTCGGCGCCCAGGTGACGGTGGTCGAGCGGGAGTCCGTGGGAGGGGCGGCGGTGTTGACCGACTGCGTCCCCAGCAAGGCGCTGATCGCGACCGCCGACTTCATGGACCGGTTCTCGGCGGCGAAGCGGATCGGGGTCGGCTTCGACGGGGCGCCGGGGGACCAGGGGGTCACCGCGCACCTGGGTGAGATCAATGCTCGGATCATGACGTTGGCCACCGCCCAGAGCACCGACATCGCCGAACGGCTGGAGTCCAACGGCATCGACATCGTCCGGGGCGCCGGGCGGCTGCTCGAGCCGGGCCTGGTGGAGGTGGCGACCGAGGTCGACGCGGTCGAGTCGGGGGAGCAACCGGCGCCCTCCGAGGGCGAGGTCCGTGCGGGACGGACCGTGCAGCTGCCCGCCGACGTCACCCTGATCGCGACGGGTGCCCGGCCCCGGGTGATGGACACGGCCGTGCCCGACGGGGAGCGGATCCTCACCTGGCAGCAGATCTACGAGCTCCAGGAGCTGCCGACCCGGCTGATCGTCATCGGGTCAGGTGTCACCGGTGCCGAGCTGGCCCACGCCTACCTCGGGTTGGGCTGCGAGGTCGTGCTCGTGTCCTCCCGGGACCGGGTGCTGCCCGGCGAGGACGCCGACGCGGCGAACGTGCTGGAGGACGTCTTCCGGCGCCGGGGGATGGAGGTGCTGAACCGCTCGCGGGCCGCCGGGGTCCAGCGCGCGGGGGACGGGGTGGTCGTCGAGCTCGAGGACGGGCGCACCGTCGAGGGCAGCCATGCCCTCCTCGCCGTCGGGTCCCTGCCGAACTCCACCGACATGGGCCTGGAGGAGGCCGGGGTCGTGCTGGGCCGGGCCGGCCACATCGAGGTCGACCGGGTGTCCCGGACCAACGTCAACGGGATCTATGCGGCCGGTGACGTCACGGGCGTGCTGCCGCTGGCCTCCGTCGCGGCCATGCAGGGCAGGATCGCGATAGCGCACGCCCTGGGCGACGCGGTGGCCCCGCTGTCGCTGGGCCGGGTGTCCTCCAACATCTTCACCGACCCCGAGATCGCGACCGTCGGCATCTCCCAGGCCGACATCGACGAGGGCCGGGTCGAGGCCCGCGGCGTGATGCTGCCGCTGACCAAGAACCCGCGGGCGAAGATGCAGAACGTGCGCGACGGCTTCGTGAAGATCTTCGCCCGCAAGGGCAGCGACACCATCCTGGGCGGCGTGGTCGTGGCGCCACGCGCCAGCGAGCTGATCTTCCCGATCGCGCTCGCCGTCGCCAACCGGCTCAACGTCGACCAGTTCGCCTCCACCTTCACGGTCTACCCCTCGATGTCCGGCTCCGTCGCCGAGGCCGCCCGGCAGCTGCACTCGATGGCCGACTGA